The Geobacter sp. AOG2 genome includes a window with the following:
- a CDS encoding IclR family transcriptional regulator, protein MVIVVLWCQGDTVDRARGTYSVQCVLKAFDLLEALAAEGANVTIPLLAQKLDLSRNKVFRLLATLEDSGFIERDDAGVYRLGLHAFEMAQHILKSASLIRLAHPVMEELARKHDEAIYITVMNNDEVLFLDMVDSFQQIKAIDMVGQRFPFFTNAAGKAIKAMSSPDIIRHMGRRRSGKDGMPDLNQLEKELHEIRKNGVAIDFGGVGDGICAVAVAIRDYAGKVVGALTMLAPSFRMLQERLEQEIVPSMREGAEILSMKFGYVKVPAY, encoded by the coding sequence ATGGTTATTGTTGTTTTGTGGTGCCAGGGAGATACTGTGGACAGAGCAAGGGGAACATACTCGGTTCAGTGTGTACTCAAGGCATTTGACCTCTTGGAGGCTTTAGCCGCCGAAGGCGCGAACGTGACCATTCCTCTCTTGGCTCAAAAACTCGATTTGAGCAGAAACAAGGTGTTTCGGCTGCTCGCGACGCTGGAGGACAGCGGTTTCATTGAGCGGGATGATGCCGGTGTCTATCGGCTTGGCCTGCACGCTTTCGAGATGGCGCAACACATCTTGAAAAGCGCGAGTCTTATCAGGTTGGCCCATCCGGTGATGGAGGAGTTGGCCCGCAAGCACGACGAGGCGATCTACATCACCGTGATGAATAATGACGAGGTGCTGTTTCTCGATATGGTTGATTCATTCCAGCAGATAAAAGCCATCGACATGGTGGGACAGCGCTTCCCCTTCTTTACCAACGCAGCCGGCAAGGCGATCAAGGCCATGAGCTCTCCCGATATCATCAGGCACATGGGTAGGCGCCGCAGCGGTAAAGACGGGATGCCCGATCTGAATCAACTCGAGAAAGAGCTGCATGAAATACGTAAAAACGGTGTGGCCATCGACTTTGGCGGGGTGGGAGACGGTATTTGCGCCGTGGCGGTAGCTATTCGCGACTATGCCGGCAAGGTGGTCGGGGCGCTAACCATGCTGGCCCCTTCGTTCCGCATGCTTCAGGAACGGCTGGAACAAGAGATTGTACCCTCTATGCGTGAAGGTGCAGAGATTCTTTCGATGAAATTCGGATATGTCAAGGTGCCGGCTTATTGA
- a CDS encoding cation acetate symporter, producing the protein MTLKNIIIATGLALSVAAAAFAEEPSKTPAGPGAMPTATAPAAAPSAMTAPAAQSQAPAPGAPVKKKELKADKAITLSMFAVIIGITMAVVVWAARHTKTAADFYAAGGGITGTQNGWAIAGDYMSAASFLGISGLISLYGYDGFMYSVGWLVAYITVLLIVAEPCRNAGKYTLGDILSFRTEPKKVRAVAAISTVAVSTFYLTAQMVGAGKLMALLVGVPYRTAIIGVGVLMVGYVVFGGMTATTWVQIIKAGLLMSGAVLLSVLVMAKAGFNPIGFFNDIVTNPSIQDHVSKLVLKDGVTLNGIDAGQRFLEPGLFLKQPLDQISLGMALVLGTAGMPHILMRFFTVPTAQAARKSVIIAMFIIGGFYVLTTLLGFGAAIHLTPQGIIAVDKGGNMATLMLAQQMGADIAPIVGDLFLAFLCAVAFATILAVVSGLVLASSAAIAHDIYVNVIKDGHADQHEQVMAARVTSLVVGACGIAIGIMAEKANVAHLVALAFAVAASGNLPVVVLSLFWKKFNTAGVISGLVVGTIASIGLVMVSPNMTYPKVVAAGAQKVITAMEKKQAALPAGAQLEEKDVKALAKAREDYEKNKNGTSMMGLDKPLFALKNPGIISIPLGFLAAIFGALAFPSRRSEEMFDEIYVRQNTGIGMAKAIDH; encoded by the coding sequence ATGACTCTCAAGAATATCATCATTGCCACCGGTCTGGCTCTTTCCGTAGCAGCCGCCGCCTTTGCTGAAGAACCCTCCAAGACTCCGGCCGGCCCCGGCGCAATGCCTACCGCAACCGCTCCTGCCGCTGCCCCCTCCGCGATGACCGCGCCGGCTGCCCAGTCTCAGGCTCCGGCTCCGGGCGCCCCGGTCAAGAAGAAGGAACTCAAGGCGGATAAGGCCATCACCCTCTCCATGTTTGCCGTCATCATCGGCATCACCATGGCCGTTGTCGTGTGGGCTGCCCGGCACACCAAGACCGCGGCCGACTTCTACGCCGCCGGCGGCGGCATCACCGGAACCCAGAACGGCTGGGCCATTGCCGGCGACTACATGTCGGCGGCCTCTTTCCTAGGGATTTCAGGCCTGATATCCCTCTACGGCTATGACGGGTTTATGTACTCGGTCGGGTGGTTGGTGGCCTACATCACCGTACTCCTGATCGTGGCCGAGCCCTGTCGCAATGCCGGCAAGTACACCTTGGGGGATATTCTTTCCTTCCGCACCGAGCCCAAAAAAGTTCGCGCCGTGGCCGCCATATCCACCGTGGCCGTCTCGACCTTCTACCTCACCGCCCAGATGGTCGGCGCCGGTAAGCTGATGGCGCTCCTGGTTGGTGTCCCCTACAGAACCGCCATTATCGGCGTCGGCGTCTTGATGGTCGGTTACGTCGTCTTCGGCGGCATGACCGCCACCACCTGGGTCCAGATCATCAAAGCCGGTCTGCTCATGTCCGGTGCGGTCCTGCTGTCGGTTTTGGTTATGGCCAAAGCGGGCTTCAATCCGATCGGCTTCTTCAACGATATCGTTACCAATCCCAGCATTCAGGACCACGTCTCCAAGCTGGTGCTGAAGGACGGTGTAACCCTTAACGGCATCGATGCCGGACAGCGCTTCCTGGAGCCGGGATTGTTTCTCAAACAACCGCTTGACCAGATATCCCTCGGCATGGCTCTGGTGCTCGGCACTGCCGGTATGCCCCATATCCTGATGCGCTTCTTCACCGTGCCCACGGCCCAGGCTGCCCGTAAATCGGTCATCATCGCCATGTTCATTATCGGCGGCTTCTACGTTCTAACCACCCTGCTCGGTTTCGGTGCCGCCATCCATCTGACCCCTCAGGGCATTATCGCGGTTGACAAGGGCGGCAACATGGCCACCCTGATGCTGGCCCAGCAGATGGGCGCCGATATCGCCCCGATCGTCGGCGACCTGTTCCTGGCCTTCCTCTGTGCCGTTGCCTTCGCCACCATCCTGGCGGTAGTCTCCGGCCTGGTTCTGGCTTCTTCTGCAGCCATTGCCCACGATATTTACGTCAACGTGATCAAGGACGGCCACGCCGACCAGCACGAGCAGGTCATGGCGGCCCGTGTCACCTCGCTGGTGGTCGGCGCCTGCGGTATTGCCATTGGTATCATGGCGGAAAAGGCGAACGTTGCCCATCTGGTGGCCCTGGCCTTTGCCGTGGCTGCCTCCGGCAACCTGCCGGTTGTCGTGCTGTCGCTCTTCTGGAAGAAGTTCAACACCGCCGGCGTCATCTCCGGCTTGGTGGTCGGCACCATCGCCTCCATTGGCTTGGTGATGGTTTCCCCCAATATGACCTACCCCAAAGTGGTGGCTGCCGGAGCTCAGAAGGTCATTACCGCCATGGAGAAGAAACAGGCCGCACTGCCTGCGGGCGCCCAACTTGAGGAGAAGGACGTCAAGGCCCTTGCCAAAGCCCGTGAGGATTACGAGAAAAACAAGAACGGCACGTCCATGATGGGCCTCGACAAACCGCTCTTTGCTCTCAAAAACCCTGGTATCATCTCCATTCCGCTCGGTTTCCTAGCCGCTATTTTCGGGGCACTGGCATTCCCCAGCAGGCGTTCCGAGGAGATGTTCGACGAGATTTACGTCCGCCAGAACACCGGCATCGGCATGGCCAAGGCCATCGACCACTGA
- a CDS encoding PilN domain-containing protein, translating to MIKINLLPVRAAKKKETAVQQIAIFCFGLLVVAVVVASLYAVKRVQISSAQNDINSANARIGELKKKIGKLEELKSLKDQVKKKLDVLAQLRKNKTGPAERLATLSDITPDQLWLTGYTENGDNIRLSGVAYTEELIASFMRSLEASRDYTGVELVVSEQIGSSETKLKKFELTCKLKAPVTPQPEAAPKK from the coding sequence ATGATCAAGATCAACTTATTGCCGGTTCGGGCCGCGAAAAAGAAGGAAACGGCCGTCCAGCAGATCGCGATATTCTGTTTTGGCCTGCTGGTGGTAGCGGTTGTCGTGGCATCTCTGTATGCTGTCAAGCGGGTTCAAATCTCTTCTGCACAGAATGACATAAACTCTGCGAATGCGAGAATCGGGGAGCTTAAGAAAAAGATCGGGAAGTTGGAAGAACTCAAAAGCTTGAAAGACCAGGTAAAGAAAAAGCTGGATGTATTGGCTCAGTTGCGTAAAAACAAGACCGGCCCGGCCGAACGCTTGGCCACATTAAGCGATATCACTCCCGATCAACTCTGGCTTACCGGCTATACGGAAAACGGCGATAATATCAGGCTGTCGGGAGTCGCGTACACGGAAGAGCTGATCGCGTCCTTCATGCGCAGTCTTGAGGCGTCACGGGATTACACGGGTGTTGAACTGGTCGTGTCCGAGCAGATCGGTTCGAGTGAAACCAAGTTGAAAAAGTTTGAACTGACATGCAAGTTGAAGGCACCTGTTACGCCGCAACCCGAGGCCGCCCCCAAAAAATAG
- the pilM gene encoding type IV pilus biogenesis protein PilM, producing the protein MFLFKRQKDIIGIDIGSSSVKLVQIKCLKDAFQLLNVGIVPLPPEAIVDNTLIDSSSIVMALRNLVASMGVKAKDVACSISGNSVIIRKITLPAMPAEELEDQITWEAEQYIPFDINDVNMDFQILSPDSIDPAKMNVLLVASKKDIINDYVAVFNEAAMQLAVVDVDSFAVQNAFEINHDIGPDDVLALINIGATIMNINIVKNGITLLTRDVQMGGNLYTEEIQKQMGLSSIEAESAKILAHETKNSALLEILGKVNETITQEIRRSLDFYNSTANEDRIIKIFVSGGCSKVYNLCETMSEKLSLPVETINPFAKLRYNEKDFDPEYLQEIGPLMAVSVGLATRRVGDK; encoded by the coding sequence ATGTTTCTTTTTAAAAGACAAAAAGATATCATCGGAATAGACATCGGCTCCAGTTCCGTGAAACTGGTGCAGATCAAGTGTTTGAAGGATGCTTTTCAGCTTCTCAATGTCGGGATTGTGCCGCTCCCGCCGGAAGCCATCGTGGATAACACTCTTATCGATAGTTCATCCATTGTAATGGCGTTAAGAAACCTGGTGGCAAGTATGGGGGTCAAGGCCAAGGATGTAGCCTGCTCGATCTCGGGCAATTCCGTTATCATTCGTAAGATCACTCTGCCCGCGATGCCGGCTGAGGAGTTGGAGGACCAGATTACGTGGGAGGCGGAACAATACATTCCATTTGATATCAATGACGTCAATATGGATTTTCAGATTCTTTCGCCCGACAGCATCGATCCCGCCAAGATGAACGTGTTGCTGGTCGCCAGCAAGAAGGATATCATTAATGATTACGTGGCCGTCTTTAACGAAGCGGCCATGCAGTTGGCCGTAGTCGATGTGGACTCGTTTGCGGTTCAGAATGCCTTTGAAATTAACCATGACATCGGCCCGGATGACGTTTTAGCGCTTATAAATATCGGCGCAACTATCATGAATATCAATATAGTAAAGAACGGCATCACGCTATTGACCCGCGATGTCCAAATGGGGGGCAACCTCTATACTGAAGAAATCCAGAAACAGATGGGTTTGAGCAGCATTGAAGCGGAATCTGCAAAAATTTTAGCCCACGAAACGAAAAACAGCGCCTTACTGGAAATACTCGGCAAGGTGAATGAAACCATTACCCAAGAGATCCGCCGTTCGCTTGATTTTTACAACTCCACGGCCAATGAGGACCGTATTATCAAGATCTTTGTGAGTGGGGGGTGTTCCAAGGTCTACAACCTGTGCGAGACGATGAGCGAGAAACTCAGTTTGCCGGTCGAGACGATCAACCCTTTTGCAAAGCTCAGGTATAATGAAAAGGATTTTGACCCTGAATACCTTCAGGAAATCGGCCCGCTCATGGCAGTAAGCGTTGGGCTTGCCACAAGGAGGGTAGGGGACAAATGA
- a CDS encoding cytochrome C, translating into MKTVARLFAALSLALSLVGGAWAADASPGSLANLDCVKCHAKPPADIAAAGGAHKTSVSCLDCHIGHPPAVKRPIPQCSMCHSDKPHYKLSGCLSCHKNPHRPKDISFGRNITDPCLSCHTGQIKQLRENKSKHSALNCSFCHDVHGKIPQCTQCHKPHSSDMTAADCKNCHKAHMPKVVTYGPALPNKSCAACHKNAMSLLSASKTKHGKLLCVTCHQNKHKMLPKCQDCHGTPHPAGLMVKFSRCQDCHNIAHNLNNWTNAAAAPVKAKKATTKKR; encoded by the coding sequence ATGAAAACCGTAGCCCGACTTTTTGCAGCACTCTCCCTGGCCCTCAGCCTTGTCGGTGGCGCCTGGGCAGCCGATGCCTCTCCCGGATCGCTCGCCAATCTTGACTGCGTCAAGTGCCATGCCAAGCCCCCTGCAGACATTGCGGCGGCAGGCGGAGCCCACAAGACAAGCGTATCCTGCCTGGATTGTCACATCGGGCATCCTCCCGCTGTCAAAAGGCCGATCCCCCAATGCAGCATGTGCCACTCCGACAAGCCGCACTACAAGCTCTCGGGATGCCTCTCCTGCCACAAAAATCCGCACAGACCCAAGGATATCTCCTTTGGCCGCAACATAACCGATCCCTGCCTTTCCTGCCACACCGGCCAGATAAAGCAACTGAGGGAGAACAAGAGCAAACATAGCGCTCTCAACTGTTCATTCTGCCATGATGTTCACGGCAAGATCCCACAATGTACCCAGTGTCACAAGCCCCACTCCAGTGACATGACCGCAGCTGACTGCAAAAACTGTCATAAAGCCCATATGCCCAAGGTTGTCACCTACGGCCCAGCCCTACCCAATAAGAGTTGCGCGGCCTGCCACAAGAATGCCATGTCGCTCCTGTCGGCCAGCAAAACCAAACATGGTAAGCTTCTTTGCGTAACGTGCCATCAGAACAAGCACAAGATGCTGCCCAAATGCCAGGATTGCCATGGCACGCCGCATCCGGCCGGCCTGATGGTCAAATTTTCCCGATGCCAGGATTGCCATAACATCGCCCATAACCTGAACAACTGGACCAACGCAGCCGCCGCTCCGGTAAAGGCAAAGAAGGCTACCACAAAAAAACGTTAA
- a CDS encoding DUF485 domain-containing protein — MAEKQYDWSAIAKNPKFIELHHKKSAFLIGWWIFSCVYYFLLPIGAAYAPGLFKVKIIGVINFGYVFALSQFFVSWGLALYYAHVANKDFDRLTRELVEEIQ; from the coding sequence ATGGCAGAGAAACAGTATGATTGGTCAGCAATTGCGAAGAATCCAAAGTTTATCGAACTGCATCACAAAAAATCCGCTTTCCTTATCGGGTGGTGGATATTCTCCTGCGTGTACTATTTCCTCCTTCCCATAGGAGCAGCGTATGCGCCGGGGCTCTTCAAGGTCAAGATCATCGGTGTCATCAATTTCGGTTATGTTTTTGCCCTTTCCCAATTCTTTGTTTCCTGGGGATTGGCCCTGTACTACGCCCACGTTGCCAACAAGGACTTTGACCGGCTGACCAGGGAACTGGTCGAAGAAATTCAGTAA
- a CDS encoding pilus assembly protein PilP, giving the protein MIRRNMLPNSWLPAVIVAIGVVMATLPGCKKNEPPAPPSQPAKATVPHQPKPVQTAVSSALKLPPAPVNQFDFSNKKDPFKPFMVVKAPQAGGKRIVRDGLPIHSFDVGQFRLIGIVTGDRQNKAMVVDPNGKGYVVKVGMTIGKNEGLITSISNSGVDVLEQFRDDNGRVRKETIKITLPRKQ; this is encoded by the coding sequence ATGATAAGAAGAAACATGCTTCCAAATAGCTGGTTGCCTGCGGTTATTGTTGCTATCGGTGTAGTGATGGCGACATTGCCCGGTTGCAAAAAGAATGAGCCGCCCGCGCCTCCGTCGCAGCCGGCCAAGGCCACGGTCCCCCATCAGCCCAAACCAGTGCAAACAGCGGTCAGCTCAGCGCTTAAACTGCCGCCGGCACCGGTTAATCAGTTCGATTTCAGTAACAAAAAAGATCCTTTCAAGCCCTTTATGGTCGTCAAGGCCCCTCAGGCCGGTGGAAAAAGAATCGTCAGGGACGGTCTCCCCATCCACAGCTTTGATGTCGGTCAGTTCAGGCTGATCGGCATCGTGACGGGTGACAGGCAAAATAAGGCAATGGTTGTCGACCCCAATGGCAAGGGGTATGTCGTCAAGGTGGGCATGACGATCGGCAAAAATGAAGGTCTGATAACCTCGATCAGCAATAGTGGTGTGGATGTGCTAGAGCAATTCAGAGATGACAACGGTCGGGTGCGCAAAGAAACCATTAAAATCACCCTTCCCAGGAAACAATAA
- a CDS encoding helix-turn-helix transcriptional regulator gives MKCMNKVKNIRESKLMSKSELARKAGVSALTVDRIERGESCRLETKRKIILALGYSLDDKNKVFQD, from the coding sequence ATGAAATGTATGAACAAGGTAAAGAACATCCGCGAATCAAAGCTCATGAGCAAGTCTGAGCTTGCCCGGAAAGCCGGAGTGTCTGCGCTTACGGTAGACAGGATTGAACGTGGGGAGAGTTGCCGGCTTGAAACCAAGCGAAAAATTATTCTTGCGCTAGGTTACTCACTCGACGACAAAAACAAGGTCTTTCAGGATTAA
- a CDS encoding type 4a pilus biogenesis protein PilO: MDPQVEKILKLPTKQKILILVLALAIEAAALLYFLYLPKYQELNGLKADLSKLQNEIDEKTRIANNLPRLQREYDQLTKELAQALTELPNSKEIPSLLTNITTLGKNAGLDFLVFRPKGESAKDFYAEVPVDITVAGSYYSVANFFAAVANLPRIVNITNVAFSDIKSVNNRMMTKVTCLATTFRFLDKKEIKDDKKKHASK, from the coding sequence ATGGATCCGCAAGTCGAAAAAATACTTAAGTTACCGACAAAACAAAAGATCCTTATACTTGTGCTGGCGCTGGCTATTGAGGCTGCCGCACTACTCTATTTTCTGTATCTGCCCAAGTATCAGGAGCTGAACGGACTGAAAGCGGATTTATCGAAGCTCCAGAACGAGATTGATGAGAAAACCAGGATTGCGAACAATCTTCCCCGTCTCCAGCGGGAATACGACCAGCTTACAAAGGAACTCGCTCAGGCTCTGACTGAACTCCCCAATTCCAAGGAGATTCCCTCATTGCTGACAAACATCACGACACTGGGCAAGAATGCTGGTCTTGATTTTCTTGTATTCAGGCCCAAGGGTGAATCCGCCAAAGATTTTTACGCAGAGGTGCCGGTTGATATTACGGTGGCCGGGTCCTACTATAGTGTCGCCAATTTTTTCGCCGCAGTCGCGAACCTGCCCCGGATTGTCAACATAACCAACGTGGCTTTTAGCGATATCAAGAGTGTAAATAACAGGATGATGACAAAGGTTACCTGTCTTGCCACCACATTCCGCTTCCTTGATAAGAAAGAGATTAAGGATGATAAGAAGAAACATGCTTCCAAATAG
- a CDS encoding putative nucleotidyltransferase substrate binding domain-containing protein: MAQRSKHMPVTGKPGGEIRPPVPDVRNYDILGQLPDLHSIGRYCTPDDISRFLRNIFSVLDGDRQRMAGWRTECGRLMDRITDSGHHELKNIHEDLNRIEIERFLLTFSVAALHHNCTHYRDELAKRAMKVVADELESRGNPLPQIPFALISMGSDGREEQTLITDQDYLIVYGDGGGEQVDSYFLEYSSLLVDRLEEAGFKRCTGGIMPTNSTWRGSLSQWRKRLLAIVRYEMEDYSKNIMDLIVLSDARYVAGDRSIAGSLIELIRVMERDYFQVLWGMARTATEMRLALGFMKRLWTEGSGEHKGEFNLKLLAWAPLVMNIRILAINQGVPATNTVERIAFLEKEGSFSTEMAQALRDAYYILTKYRILMQINVIKGIQGDAHYLNPYGLPAEEHEKVRHAIIKIEELQKIIHTNFSIV, encoded by the coding sequence ATGGCGCAACGTTCGAAGCATATGCCGGTAACAGGGAAACCGGGAGGAGAAATCCGTCCGCCGGTTCCTGACGTCCGCAATTACGATATCCTGGGGCAACTGCCCGATCTGCACAGTATTGGCCGATACTGCACCCCTGACGACATCAGTCGTTTTCTGCGTAATATTTTTTCGGTTTTGGACGGAGACCGGCAACGCATGGCGGGGTGGCGCACTGAGTGCGGTCGGCTCATGGACCGCATAACCGATAGTGGGCACCATGAGCTGAAAAACATCCACGAGGACTTGAACCGGATAGAAATTGAGCGTTTCCTCCTGACCTTTTCTGTTGCGGCTCTTCATCATAATTGTACCCATTACCGGGATGAACTTGCCAAGCGCGCCATGAAGGTGGTGGCCGATGAGCTTGAAAGCCGGGGGAACCCCTTGCCGCAAATTCCGTTTGCCTTGATCAGTATGGGTAGTGATGGGCGCGAGGAACAAACCCTGATTACCGATCAGGACTATCTGATTGTTTACGGTGACGGCGGCGGAGAGCAGGTCGACAGTTATTTTCTTGAATACTCCTCGCTACTGGTGGACCGGCTGGAAGAGGCCGGTTTCAAACGCTGCACCGGCGGCATCATGCCGACGAACTCCACGTGGCGGGGGTCACTATCCCAGTGGCGCAAGCGCCTTCTGGCCATTGTCAGGTATGAGATGGAGGATTACTCTAAGAATATAATGGATTTGATTGTCCTTTCCGATGCGCGTTACGTAGCCGGCGACCGCTCCATAGCCGGGAGCCTCATTGAATTGATCAGGGTGATGGAGCGGGATTACTTTCAGGTGTTATGGGGTATGGCCCGGACGGCAACGGAAATGAGGCTGGCGTTGGGGTTCATGAAGCGCCTCTGGACCGAAGGCAGTGGCGAACATAAGGGTGAGTTTAACCTGAAGCTGTTGGCCTGGGCGCCATTGGTAATGAATATACGTATTCTTGCCATCAACCAGGGGGTTCCGGCGACAAACACCGTGGAACGTATTGCTTTTCTTGAAAAAGAGGGCAGTTTTTCGACGGAGATGGCCCAAGCCCTCCGCGATGCCTATTATATTCTCACCAAATATCGCATACTCATGCAGATCAATGTGATCAAGGGAATCCAGGGTGATGCGCACTATCTCAATCCATATGGGCTACCAGCCGAAGAACATGAAAAGGTGCGCCATGCGATTATAAAGATTGAGGAATTACAAAAAATCATTCATACAAATTTTTCTATTGTCTGA